Genomic DNA from Streptococcus uberis:
ATACCCTGACTTCATTTTAGAGAAATTAAGATCCTTTCGAAATATTGATATCCAATGGGGAAACCATGACATCACTTGGATTGGGGCTATTTCTGGTTCCTATATTTGTATGATTAATGTGATTAGAATTGCCGCGCGCTATAATAGCATTGATTTAATTGAAGACCGTTATGGTATTAATTTGCGTCGACTCATAGAATATAGCCAAAGTCATTTTCAAGAAGAAGATGTTTTTAATCCCATTTTGGATGGAGAGGAAATTGCTGATAGTGAAAGAATGGTTTTGAATCAATTGCAACAAGCGACAGCACTCCTGCAATTTAAATTGGAGCATCAATTGATTAAAAGACGGCCTTGTTTTGGGATGGAGGCTGGTCTTCTATTTTCAAAAATAGATACAGAAAATCAGACGATTACCATTGGTGACATAACATACCCCTTACAATCATTTCCATTTGAGATGATGGATTGGGACAAACCCGACAGTTTAACAGAGGAAGAAGAAGCTCTTTTGAAAGGATTAATGTATCGATTTCAGAATTCTACTCTCTTAAAAGAGCATGTTGACTTTTTGATTGAAAAAGGAGGCATGTATCATATTTCCAATAACCATCTCTTGTTTCATGGTTGTATGCCGATGCATTCAAATGGTGATTTTAAATCCATGGTTTTTGGAAAACAAGCTTATTCTGGCAGAGCTTTGCTTGATTTTTTTGAAGAGCAGGTTTTGGAGTCCTACAAGAATCCAGATAGTCATGAAGATTTTCAAACTGATATTTTCTGGTATCTGTGGTGTGGTGAAGTGTCCTCACTTTTTGGCAAAGATCGGATGACGACCTTTGAACGTTATTATATTGCAGATAAAAAGAGTCATGTGGAACATAAAAACCCCTACTATAAGTTAAGGGAAAATGAAGAAATTTGTTTGAGGATTTTGGAAGAGTTTGGATTAGATAAGTCCGCCCATATTGTTAATGGTCATACGCCGGTTAAAGAAAAAGGTGGGGAGCTGCCCATCAAAGCCAATGGTCGAATGATCATTATTGATGGTGGTTTGGCCAAAGGCTATCAAAAAACAACTGGTATTGCTGGTTATACCTTGATTTCCAATTCCTATGGTTTGGAGTTGGTGGCCCATAAGCCCTTTTCATCTGTTCAAGATGTTCTTGAAGGAAAATGCGACATCATTTTTATCAAACGATTGGTTGAAATTGTCGAAAACCGGACACTGGTGAAAGAAACAGATAATGGTCAGTTGCTTTTAAAAGAAATTGCCGATCTGGAATACCTTTATCACCATTTTGATCAATTTTGATGTCTTTTAGAAAAACTTTTTGTTACTACAATTTAATAATTGTTACAAGAAGTAATTCCTTAGTCTTGAAGTCTTTATATTTTTCATTTATGATAGTAACATGGACATTAAGGCAGAAATTATAAGATTAGCCCATGAGATAGGCATTTCAAAAATTGGTTTTACAACAGCAGACGATTTTTCCTATTTGGAAAAATCGTTGCGTTTAGCGGTCGAAGAAGGTCGTAACTCAGGTTTTGAACACAAAGTGATTGAGGAGCGCATTCAACCCAAGCTTTCACTGTCATCAGCTAAAACCATTATTTCCATTGCAGTAGCCTATCCACATAAATTACCCATTAGTCCTCAAAAAACCGCCTTTAAACGAGGGAAAATTACTCCTAATTCTTGGGGGAATGATTACCACCATGTTTTGCAAGAGAAAATGCAACAACTGGCTGAGGGAATAGAGATATTAACCCAAGATTTTGAATACAAAGGCATGGTTGATACGGGTGCTTTGGTGGACACTGCCGTAGCAAGGCGAGCCGGCATCGGATTTATTGGAAAAAATGGTCTGGTAATCTCTAAAGAATTTGGTTCCTACATGTACCTAGGAGAATTAATTACCAATCTGGAAATCGAGCCTGATCAACCAGTAGATTATGATTGCGGAGATTGTAGGCGCTGTTTAGATGCTTGTCCAACCTCTTGCTTGATTGGTGATGGCACCATGAATGCCAAACGGTGTTTGTCCTTTCAAACGCAAGATAAAGGCATGATGGATTTAGAATTCCGAAAAAAAATAAAAACGGTGATCTATGGTTGTGACATTTGTCAGATTTGTTGCCCTTATAATAAGGGCATTTCAAATCCTCTGGCAAGTGCCATTGATCCTGATTTGGCTATGCCAGAATTGATTCCGTTTTTAGAATTGTCCAATAAAAGTTTTAAGGAAAAATTTGGTCACATAGCGGCTGCTTGGCGTGGGAAAAATATTTTGCAACGAAATGCTATTATAGCATTGGCAAATGGCCATGATCGAACTGCTATTGTTAAGTTGATGGAAATTATTGATAAGAATAATAATCCCATTCATACAGCGACAGCCATCTGGGCACTTGGTGAAATTGTCAAAAAACCTGATCAAGCCATGCTTGATTTTGTGCTCAGCATTAAGCCAAAGGAAGATGAGAGTCAAAAAGAATTGGAATTACTTTTGGCAAAATGGCAATTATAAAGGCAATGTGATAAAATAGGAAAGATTAAAGGATGAAGAGGTAAGTTCATGGAAGTGGCAGAAATTCGCCAAAAAATAGTAGAAAATAAAGAGAAGTTGACTAGCTTCAGGAGGTCTCTTTGACTTAGATGGTCTTGAAGAAGAGATTGCGCTTTTAGAAAATAAGATGACGGAGCCAGATTTTTGGAATGACAATATTGCGGCTCAAAAAACGTCTCAAGAACTCAATACGCTTAAATCAACTTTTGAAACCTTCCACGATATGCTAGAGTTGTCGGATGAAACAGAACTCTATTTGGAAATGTTAGCTGAAGATGAGTCAATAAAAGAAGAGTTAGAAGAAGCCCTTGTCAAGTTAGAACAGATTTTATCCCAGTATGAGATGACCTTGCTCCTTTCGGAGCCTTATGATCATAACAACGCTATTTTGGAAATTCACCCTGGCTCAGGGGGTACGGAGGCTCAGGACTGGGCTGATATGCTTTTTCGAATGTATACGCGTTTTGGAAATGCCAAAGGATTCAAGGTTGAAACCTTGGATTACCAAGCGGGTGATGAAGCGGGTATTAAGTCTGTGACCTTATCATTTGAAGGACCAAATGCATATGGTTTTTTAAAATCAGAAATGGGCGTTCACCGTCTGGTTCGTATTTCGCCTTTTGATTCAGCTAAACGTCGGCATACCTCTTTTACATCAGTGGAAGTTATGCCAGAATTAGATGATACTATTGAGGTTGATATTCGAGATGATGATATTAAAATGGATACCTTCCGATCAGGTGGTGCAGGTGGACAAAATGTCAACAAGGTATCAACAGGTGTTCGTTTAACACATATTCCAACTGGGATTGTTGTTGCTTCTACAGTTGATAGAACCCAATATGGTAACCGTGATCGTGCCATGAAAATGTTACAAGCCAAGCTGTATCAACTAGAACAAGAGAAAAAAGCTGAAGAAGTTAACGCATTGAAAGGTGATAAAAAAGAAATCACTTGGGGAAGTCAGATTCGCTCTTATGTCTTTACACCATACACGATGGTAAAAGACCACCGTACTAATTTTGAGGTGGCCCAAGTGGACAAAGTCATGGATGGGGAAATTGATGGTTTCATTGATGCTTATCTTAAATGGCGAATGGGTGATGACTAAGTCTCGACTTCCATTAGAATGAAAATGAATAAGAAAGAAGAACAAAATGGCATTAATTGAAATGAAAGGTGTTACCAAAAAATACCGTCGATCAACAACAGCCTTGAGAGATATCAATTTTACAGTCAATCAAGGAGAATTTGTCTATTTGGTTGGTCCGTCAGGAGC
This window encodes:
- a CDS encoding fructose-1,6-bisphosphatase, whose product is MSQYFSLLKEKFPTKSSLLTEMINLDAICHLPKGTEYFLSDLHGEYQAFDYLLRNASGSIKKKLQECFPEKASEDIDKLCQYIYYPSEKIAAQQETLGEKALQEELSFYLPDLIQFVKYTGSKYTRSKVRKMLPADYAYIMEELLTEEQPDKNKHFYYQAILAKVIELEQLDNLFVAFAQLIQKLSIDHLHIVGDIFDRGKYPDFILEKLRSFRNIDIQWGNHDITWIGAISGSYICMINVIRIAARYNSIDLIEDRYGINLRRLIEYSQSHFQEEDVFNPILDGEEIADSERMVLNQLQQATALLQFKLEHQLIKRRPCFGMEAGLLFSKIDTENQTITIGDITYPLQSFPFEMMDWDKPDSLTEEEEALLKGLMYRFQNSTLLKEHVDFLIEKGGMYHISNNHLLFHGCMPMHSNGDFKSMVFGKQAYSGRALLDFFEEQVLESYKNPDSHEDFQTDIFWYLWCGEVSSLFGKDRMTTFERYYIADKKSHVEHKNPYYKLRENEEICLRILEEFGLDKSAHIVNGHTPVKEKGGELPIKANGRMIIIDGGLAKGYQKTTGIAGYTLISNSYGLELVAHKPFSSVQDVLEGKCDIIFIKRLVEIVENRTLVKETDNGQLLLKEIADLEYLYHHFDQF
- the queG gene encoding tRNA epoxyqueuosine(34) reductase QueG, which codes for MDIKAEIIRLAHEIGISKIGFTTADDFSYLEKSLRLAVEEGRNSGFEHKVIEERIQPKLSLSSAKTIISIAVAYPHKLPISPQKTAFKRGKITPNSWGNDYHHVLQEKMQQLAEGIEILTQDFEYKGMVDTGALVDTAVARRAGIGFIGKNGLVISKEFGSYMYLGELITNLEIEPDQPVDYDCGDCRRCLDACPTSCLIGDGTMNAKRCLSFQTQDKGMMDLEFRKKIKTVIYGCDICQICCPYNKGISNPLASAIDPDLAMPELIPFLELSNKSFKEKFGHIAAAWRGKNILQRNAIIALANGHDRTAIVKLMEIIDKNNNPIHTATAIWALGEIVKKPDQAMLDFVLSIKPKEDESQKELELLLAKWQL
- the prfB gene encoding peptide chain release factor 2 (programmed frameshift) produces the protein MEVAEIRQKIVENKEKLTSFRRSLDLDGLEEEIALLENKMTEPDFWNDNIAAQKTSQELNTLKSTFETFHDMLELSDETELYLEMLAEDESIKEELEEALVKLEQILSQYEMTLLLSEPYDHNNAILEIHPGSGGTEAQDWADMLFRMYTRFGNAKGFKVETLDYQAGDEAGIKSVTLSFEGPNAYGFLKSEMGVHRLVRISPFDSAKRRHTSFTSVEVMPELDDTIEVDIRDDDIKMDTFRSGGAGGQNVNKVSTGVRLTHIPTGIVVASTVDRTQYGNRDRAMKMLQAKLYQLEQEKKAEEVNALKGDKKEITWGSQIRSYVFTPYTMVKDHRTNFEVAQVDKVMDGEIDGFIDAYLKWRMGDD